The Thermoanaerobaculia bacterium genome includes a window with the following:
- a CDS encoding mannose-1-phosphate guanylyltransferase encodes MSPSALVLAGGSGTRFWPSSRRSRPKQLLSLEGERSLLQSTVDRLRPLVPPEQVWISTTDALREAVAAQLPEVPPSHILTEPAARNTAPAIGWSLLSMPAAAREGAVIVLPSDHRIADPGSFRAALALAAEVVVREPRILTLGVVPTHPETGFGYLEMAEALPGPPGLRRVRRFTEKPDRATAERFVAGGEHLWNAGIFVFRGSVLLAGLERHSPELWRGLAELARTPERAGELYPRLQSISIDYAVMEKFESMAALPLDCGWSDLGSWDALAGILAADAAGNVSRGGAVVVDASRNITFAEEGTIAILGLSDLIVVRSGDAVLVAQRKDAQEVRRIVDQLAASGRSELL; translated from the coding sequence CGGCTCCGGCACCCGTTTCTGGCCGTCGAGCCGCCGCAGCCGCCCCAAGCAGCTCCTCTCCCTGGAAGGCGAGCGGTCGCTGCTGCAGTCGACGGTCGATCGCCTGCGGCCGCTGGTGCCGCCGGAGCAGGTCTGGATCTCGACCACGGACGCCCTGCGGGAGGCCGTCGCGGCGCAACTGCCCGAAGTCCCGCCGAGCCACATCCTGACCGAGCCCGCGGCGCGCAACACGGCGCCGGCGATCGGCTGGTCGCTGCTCTCGATGCCCGCGGCCGCCCGCGAAGGCGCCGTCATCGTGTTGCCGTCGGACCACCGGATCGCCGATCCCGGGTCGTTTCGCGCCGCGCTGGCCCTGGCCGCGGAGGTGGTCGTTCGCGAGCCCCGGATCCTCACCCTCGGCGTGGTGCCGACCCATCCAGAGACCGGCTTCGGCTATCTCGAGATGGCGGAGGCGCTGCCGGGTCCGCCAGGCCTGCGTCGCGTCCGGCGCTTCACCGAGAAGCCCGACCGCGCCACCGCCGAGCGCTTCGTCGCGGGGGGCGAACATCTGTGGAACGCCGGCATCTTCGTCTTCCGCGGCAGCGTGCTGCTCGCCGGCCTCGAGCGGCACTCGCCGGAGCTCTGGAGGGGGTTGGCGGAGCTCGCGCGCACCCCCGAGCGGGCGGGCGAGCTCTACCCGCGGCTGCAGTCGATCTCGATCGACTACGCCGTGATGGAGAAGTTCGAATCGATGGCGGCGCTGCCGCTCGACTGCGGCTGGAGCGACCTCGGATCGTGGGATGCGCTGGCCGGGATTCTGGCCGCTGATGCCGCCGGCAACGTCTCGCGCGGCGGCGCAGTGGTGGTGGACGCCTCGCGCAACATCACCTTCGCCGAGGAGGGGACGATCGCGATCCTCGGGCTCTCCGACCTGATCGTCGTGCGGTCGGGAGATGCGGTGCTGGTGGCGCAGCGCAAGGACGCGCAGGAGGTCCGGCGCATCGTCGATCAGCTGGCGGCCTCCGGCCGCAGCGAGCTTCTCTAG